The proteins below come from a single Gimesia alba genomic window:
- a CDS encoding tetratricopeptide repeat protein gives MSDLAPSGPILTAGSPLAEADWLGGLPFYFSLQLAGFSGLMLLKFAAVGLLLYLFMKRFEESLNWLALVIAVLVLMTGVPAWQPTPRLLDCWFLFLTWILTARWCREPGPHKLIPILVVFALWANSAPLCLLGVAVVALLPHLPGILSEKSVPLKQTNLLILLSVLALMLTPRGWFTPFDSFVQLFPGLFYHQALLSQTIWQPTFLNGVTIEVIGLSILSIVTILFLILKSTSWVETVAFLVFAVPAWTNYDSLGPCAIGMALVLSQSMVAHQFQADFVKWKQAVSPTLARYVFILGILILSWKSAAGSLPGQPQRLGWGIAPELDISILNNTIGPIDYKGTAHGMGIAPTGMLCWIKANHKIQPVRTLRQALLQGRLFEELSLNEELSNGWIFQKPRSDGSWGGWWVRLKNRDCQLLLVPNGDEKTIRALFDSRWQPMSLDASVIPYGWSGELLSSPKIVELLPAKEFVNRDQWIYSLPSPAGTPECSDWWGILTGTSNLTPAILQAKTFRGMKLYTAALRVLHPLLQHNPSPQVIREFQLCQKELAYQEKLNVGQHTPSSLRAFALTQLAGQADEALVLAGPKLKRSEEPLRTSDAFERAIQNYIQGDWETALKTLSGNDSETLYAKAQIQLESGNPGGAKKTFGELIQIYPNDRLVVPSQQMLDSLP, from the coding sequence ATGTCTGATCTCGCCCCTTCCGGCCCCATTTTAACAGCCGGCTCTCCGCTCGCTGAAGCAGACTGGCTGGGCGGGCTGCCATTTTATTTCTCGCTGCAACTGGCAGGTTTTTCCGGTCTGATGCTGTTGAAGTTCGCTGCCGTGGGTCTGCTCTTATATTTGTTCATGAAACGTTTTGAAGAATCATTGAACTGGCTGGCATTGGTCATTGCTGTATTGGTTCTGATGACCGGCGTTCCTGCCTGGCAACCAACGCCGCGACTGCTCGACTGCTGGTTCCTGTTTCTTACCTGGATCCTCACCGCACGCTGGTGCCGGGAACCTGGTCCCCACAAACTGATACCCATCCTGGTCGTATTCGCACTCTGGGCCAACTCGGCACCGCTCTGCCTGCTGGGAGTCGCCGTCGTGGCATTGCTACCACATCTGCCTGGCATCCTCTCTGAAAAGAGTGTGCCTCTCAAACAAACCAATCTGTTGATTCTACTTTCCGTACTGGCACTCATGCTTACGCCCCGCGGGTGGTTTACCCCCTTCGATTCGTTCGTCCAACTATTCCCCGGCCTGTTTTATCATCAGGCTCTTCTATCACAGACAATCTGGCAGCCGACATTTCTTAACGGCGTCACGATCGAAGTCATCGGTCTGTCAATTCTGTCGATTGTCACGATTCTGTTTCTCATTTTAAAATCGACTTCCTGGGTAGAAACAGTCGCCTTTCTGGTCTTTGCGGTCCCTGCCTGGACCAATTATGACAGCCTCGGCCCCTGTGCGATTGGCATGGCACTGGTTCTCTCACAGTCGATGGTGGCTCATCAATTCCAAGCCGATTTTGTAAAATGGAAACAGGCTGTTTCACCAACCCTCGCACGATATGTGTTCATACTCGGAATCCTGATCTTAAGCTGGAAATCGGCAGCTGGAAGTCTACCGGGGCAACCACAGCGTCTGGGTTGGGGAATCGCTCCCGAACTGGATATTTCAATACTGAATAACACCATTGGTCCCATCGATTACAAGGGCACCGCTCACGGCATGGGAATCGCGCCCACAGGTATGCTGTGCTGGATCAAAGCCAATCACAAAATCCAGCCGGTCAGAACACTCAGACAAGCCCTTTTGCAGGGACGTTTATTTGAAGAACTTTCTTTGAACGAAGAGTTATCCAACGGCTGGATTTTCCAGAAACCCCGCTCCGACGGCAGCTGGGGGGGGTGGTGGGTTCGTTTGAAAAACAGAGATTGCCAATTGCTGCTGGTTCCCAATGGAGATGAAAAAACAATTCGCGCCCTGTTTGACAGTCGCTGGCAACCGATGTCGCTTGACGCCTCTGTCATTCCATATGGCTGGTCTGGCGAACTGCTGAGCAGCCCCAAAATTGTAGAACTGTTACCCGCCAAAGAGTTTGTGAATAGGGACCAGTGGATCTATTCGCTCCCCTCTCCCGCCGGAACCCCAGAATGCTCTGACTGGTGGGGAATCCTGACCGGCACTTCGAATCTGACGCCCGCGATCCTGCAGGCAAAAACATTCCGGGGAATGAAACTGTATACGGCGGCCCTCCGGGTGCTGCATCCGTTACTGCAACACAATCCGTCACCACAAGTGATTCGTGAGTTCCAACTCTGCCAGAAAGAACTGGCTTATCAGGAAAAACTGAATGTGGGACAGCACACTCCCAGTTCCCTCAGAGCATTTGCCCTGACCCAACTCGCAGGACAAGCCGATGAAGCCCTCGTGCTTGCGGGTCCTAAACTCAAGAGATCGGAAGAACCACTTCGTACATCAGACGCTTTTGAGCGTGCCATCCAGAACTATATCCAAGGGGACTGGGAAACCGCGCTTAAAACTTTATCAGGCAATGATAGTGAAACTTTATACGCAAAAGCCCAAATCCAGTTGGAATCCGGTAATCCCGGCGGCGCTAAAAAAACATTCGGTGAACTGATTCAAATTTATCCCAATGACCGACTGGTCGTTCCCAGTCAACAGATGTTGGACTCGCTTCCATGA
- a CDS encoding multiheme c-type cytochrome produces MSQKYPFIPALLILFLAFASGTAWYLYGSKSTISFVPNVQSAEQPVKMKQCCECHEKVCQQYAGAPHLRTLRKATDPGVLEKFAGKEITLKENGLTYRFYEEDDALWVKCENYPTPVRIEWVFGSGLHAMTPVSLFPNEAGESELLQHIVSWYPSGKLGVTLGLQELAHSKTGIQTLGEVSSHAKTMNCFGCHTSYLGDVPGEIEPAQMITGVSCARCHLNGEEHIKAVEQGQKDLKLVKWNQLTPLESINRCGECHRRSDQLEPDELHPDNDLLIRFAPVGMSQSPCFLKQSEVILADGKPARFDCTTCHNPHQQASRDPEVYRKVCLNCHSDQKNHAPICSKESMQSQCLQCHMPPVNVHDNLNFTDHWIRIRERDQECFPEFQLNK; encoded by the coding sequence ATGAGCCAGAAATACCCGTTTATACCAGCACTGCTGATTCTGTTCCTGGCCTTCGCGTCAGGCACAGCCTGGTATCTGTACGGCTCGAAAAGTACAATTTCGTTTGTTCCCAATGTCCAATCTGCCGAACAACCGGTCAAAATGAAGCAGTGTTGTGAGTGCCATGAAAAAGTCTGTCAACAGTATGCAGGAGCCCCTCACCTCAGAACGCTGAGAAAAGCCACTGACCCAGGTGTGTTGGAGAAATTTGCCGGCAAAGAAATTACCCTCAAAGAAAATGGGCTCACCTATCGTTTTTACGAAGAAGATGATGCACTTTGGGTCAAGTGTGAGAATTACCCAACACCGGTACGGATCGAATGGGTCTTCGGTTCCGGTCTGCACGCCATGACTCCCGTCTCTCTGTTCCCCAACGAAGCCGGAGAGTCTGAACTTCTGCAACACATTGTTTCCTGGTATCCCTCAGGAAAACTGGGAGTCACGCTCGGACTTCAGGAACTGGCACACAGTAAGACCGGTATTCAGACACTGGGCGAAGTCAGCTCGCATGCCAAAACGATGAACTGTTTTGGCTGTCACACATCTTACCTGGGTGATGTACCTGGCGAAATTGAACCCGCCCAGATGATCACAGGCGTCTCTTGCGCACGCTGTCACCTGAATGGTGAAGAACACATCAAAGCCGTCGAACAGGGTCAAAAAGACTTGAAGCTGGTCAAATGGAATCAACTGACGCCACTCGAATCCATTAATCGTTGCGGCGAATGTCATCGACGTTCCGATCAACTTGAACCGGATGAACTCCACCCCGACAATGATCTTTTGATTCGATTTGCTCCGGTCGGCATGTCACAAAGCCCCTGCTTCCTGAAACAGTCTGAAGTCATACTGGCAGATGGAAAACCGGCCCGCTTTGACTGTACCACCTGCCACAATCCGCATCAACAGGCCAGCAGAGACCCCGAAGTCTATCGAAAGGTCTGCCTGAATTGTCACAGCGATCAGAAAAACCACGCGCCCATCTGTTCTAAAGAATCAATGCAAAGCCAATGCCTGCAATGCCATATGCCCCCCGTCAACGTCCATGATAACCTCAACTTCACCGATCACTGGATACGAATCCGCGAGCGCGATCAAGAATGCTTTCCGGAATTTCAGTTGAACAAATAA